The Kwoniella dejecticola CBS 10117 chromosome 2, complete sequence genome segment agaatcTGTAACAACAGCATGACGACATACTCAGCGTTAAGATTCAACACGCAAATCATGTCACCGAGACAGGATCTGGATACATCACGTCATACAGGATTCGAAGCGGACTCACAACGTAGAGAATAATCCCCCATCACCATGATAATACTTCTTATTACTCCTAACAGCTTTCACCAaattctctttctccttctcgctgAACCCTTCGCCCGTGAAATTCTCAAACGCAATCACACCGTCTTTATCGACTCGCTTTGAGAAGCCTTTCACTACCTGCTCATCGTCGCTCAACTTCAGGAACTTCTCCCATACGCCCTGCAACTTGTCGGCAGTCGGATTGTCGACGAAAGTTTGGATCGTGTTCCTGACGTCGGAAGAGAGCGATTCAATCTCAGGCACTTTCGTTAAGAATTGGACAATTTGGTCGTATGCTCTGAAATGGGCGAATCCGAGGAATGACGCGCCCAAGCAAACGGCAATTTCGGGTTTATGGTTGACGCTGTGAGGTGAAGTAGGACAAGgcaaatcaagtcaagtccagTCATCTTAGCTCAACCCATTCTCCACACAGTTCACTCAAGAAGTAGAAGGTGAAGACACCCCCGCATGTGACAGGACTGACTGACTATCAACGCTAACTTACTCTGGGAATTTCTCCGGATCTTGCTCATGTAACTTCTTAGCTAGATCTTTATTGGGATGGATTTGTAATGGTAAAGCCTGTTTACACGTCAGAACCTTGAACAAGAAAGGGATATGTCCTTGAACCTGATCTTCAGATCCGGACCCCTTCTTTCCCGTGAAAGGAGTTTggaatttcgatttcgagcTTCCCAGGTATTTTGGATTCGAGTCTGTCTGCAGGAATTTCGATAAGAGggttgaaggggaagaataGAGGGATGCGGGGTTTGTAGGGTGGGTTCCCATCCATAACTACCCAGAACCAAATCAAGTGCATCAGTGTTCGATAGAATATCGTCCAAGCTAAGCTACGACGACTTGACGACGTGATGGATGGATAGGATGCATCAGGATTAGACGAGCTCACCTCGGCGTAGGGTTGATCAGGATCGAATTTGAAGTCTGGCTCAGAGGCGTTCTTGGTTAATCGGCCTGCTAGACTGTCGTTTCCTACTTTACCCCCTGGATCGAATTCACCTGGTTCAGCACGCCTACAAATACAACTTCAAATACGCGTAAGGGCACGCGAAAGTTTGGTTGCGATGCGGACTCACATGGATAGTCATTGGGATGGACAATGAGTCGGGTCAAACCTGAATTGCTTGACATGGCGGGTGCTAGCGAGCTGTGTGGTGACTTTCAGAACAATCACGGGAAGGATGGTAttgtcgaagaaagcgtCTGTTCGAGTGTCCTTCGCACTTATGTATGTAGAATAATATGGTTCTCGAAGATACCTCGCTGATTTCAGGTCAAAGCATACCTATAGGCAAGAAATTCGATGTTATCATCGTTTCCTAGCTTGGCCTATTATCGAGACACTCGACGTCATACCATACAAACGATGTGGTCATTCCAGGTGGAGGTATTCCGGCTAAAATACGGTTAAAAGTTAAAAGATCCTGCCCTGACCTTATTCATCATTCCAGCAAACTTAGGCAGGTGGTTCAATTCAGCAAACATCCTCCAAACAAGCTCTGATCTCGTGCTGCATCTTGCTATTCGGGTACGTCCATGTTACTCACCACATCGCGTCTATAAGAGGGGAATGACGGGAAGCAAATGCATGAAAAGTCGTAAAATAGGGGAAACTTCGCTTCATAACAGATCAACGGTACTCCGCATTGTTGCCCGATATAGGGAATAGCTTTTAAGCCTCGCTTGATCGCAAGATATCGTGACTGCTATCGAGATGAGTCTaatacccttcttctttcgctgcaccttcatcgtattcttcgccttcttcttcagctgcttcttcctggTAGTCACCTTGAGACCACCACGATGTCACCCCCAGACCAGATTCGGCGATAGTAGCCTGTTCAATCATTTAGCATCAGCCATCTTTGTCTGGAATTCCATTTAGCTAGGCTGATGCAAGTGGGACGTTTTCGAACCGCCGGACACTCACCAAGATCTTGAATCCAGCCTTTTCTATCGGGTCTTTCTCGATCCTCTCAGAGTCTCCGTCTTGTTCAGCTATCAGACTTTGAGGTGTCGGACGGACATCTTGCCATTCTATCGAATCTACTCTGAATCGTATAGGTTCACCTTCATCTATATACAGTCGGTCTATGCGGGGATATGTCAGCTGCATATAATAGAGCGAATCGGGGGCAAAGACAGACTGACCTGCTACGATACTGTTCGCTAGTTGTTCGGGTGTAAGAAGGGTGCCTTCGTCATCTGGTGATACCCAAAAGAATTTCTTCTGAGTTGGATCACTACGTGCAAAATGAATCTATCAGCTTGGTCCCACAAGACAAAGATCCGGAAAGGACCGATGTTGAGCCTGAGGCGCGTTGTTAAGGCATAGGAAACCTTGGAAGTACCCATGAGATGAGATCGGCTGCAGTAATGTGCAATAGCCCCTGGTACGGATAGCCAGagcggaaggagaatgggCATCATGAGGTTCCAGGGAAAGATGGCAAAGTCCGAAAAGATGGTCGAGCTCAACTTACTATGCGGAATTAGGAGGTAACAAGGAAGGTAGGATATATATGTCTTGGAAAAAGCCTAGGCTGACTATATTATCGCAAaaccatgatcagctgactaGGATTTTCCAGAACATGTAATTGGGAAAGGTGATGGGAATACATTGACGTACTCCGTATGTAAGATTTTGTCGTGGATGAGACTCGCCCGACGATGACTTCACCGACGAAAGGCGCAAAGAGCATTAATCGGAAGGAGActgtccatcaatcaaattGAGCTTTTGCGTCGTTATGTGCGACGGACGACCGACAGCTAACCTTTGTAATACATCAGCCCATTCCCCCAAGTcacctttccatcttcgGCAGTGAGGATATCGAACAAAGATAAAGCTAATCCTTTATCCGGTACGAGCTTGTTGGCATATCTGATATGGAACCATGAGCTTGTGCTTCGGGTATTCGGCTTTAGACCAGCTCACTTTCTGTTGATTGCATCCTGTATCGTTATCGCTGGTGGTATGTCGAACGTCTTCGGAGCAACGGGTACAGTATCCTGATGGTGACAGATCGATCcgacatcagctcatgttcAGCGAAAAGGTGAAGATTACTGAGCTCACCCTGACACCAACGAGGACGAACATCCTCCCTTGAAGTAGGCAATATGCTATATCGAGAGCATCCAAGGCAGTTCGGGTCTCTGAAGTCGCCTGCCGCCGCTGTAGAAAGCttcaaggaggatcaagtcACGCCAAAACAACACTGAAAGTCAGCGGTTGCACAAAAGTTACGAGCGTTATGAACATCCTCCACTTCACAAAATGCACCACCGTGTAGTATAAACTGTAGATCTGTTACCCATTTAAGGCTGATTTTCCCACGTGTCGGATTTGTGCCTGAAGACCGATCAAGAGAATTAAGAGATTTTTGTGTCCACCTTCACAATTAGCAATTAGCAAAATAGTCAGACTACAAAGCTAATTTACTTGACCATATAACTATTTTACCATACTATAATTCAAAAAAACACACCATGGCAGACGACGGGATTGAGCTCAACTTTGCAGTCCCAGCTTCAGGAGTAGCTGTGAGACAAGTCGCAGCTAAAaaaggtggaaggtggacCGATAGGTGAGCCCCGATTACCCATTATTCTATCTGTCCTCGACAACTGACAGTCCACAACAGGGTGAAGGCAAAGAGGGACGCTAGAGACTCATACAAGAACTTGAAACAAAATGCGCCACCTGTCACTATCGCTCCACCTGTCCTGCCTGCGCCCCCAGTAAAGCCTCAGCCAGCTCCTGCCAGCTTTGTCGCTCCCGTATCGAGGCCTACAACCGCCTCTGCTCCTCAAGCTAGAAGCGCTAGTATCAGCAACAACGCTGTAGCTGGACCTTCCCGATCTCAACCAACTCAACGTAATACTATCTCATCTGTTTCCAGACCTAGAACGTCTTTGCCTTCGCACTCGGCATCTCGACCTGCATTCTCATCCCGACCAGAAGCTGGGCCTTCGCGCACCTCAGCTCCCTCCACCGCTGCACCTCCTCAAGCGGGAGGCCATCAGGTCATATCGTCTCTCTTCACGGCCGACCCTCTACCAAAAGCGCCAACCTCAACAGTACCGGCTCAGCCTGTTGGAGCTCCTTCGAACGCTCC includes the following:
- a CDS encoding mannose-6-phosphate isomerase, class I; this translates as MSSNSGLTRLIVHPNDYPWGKVGNDSLAGRLTKNASEPDFKFDPDQPYAELWMGTHPTNPASLYSSPSTLLSKFLQTDSNPKYLGSSKSKFQTPFTGKKGSGSEDQVQGHIPFLFKVLTCKQALPLQIHPNKDLAKKLHEQDPEKFPDVNHKPEIAVCLGASFLGFAHFRAYDQIVQFLTKVPEIESLSSDVRNTIQTFVDNPTADKLQGVWEKFLKLSDDEQVVKGFSKRVDKDGVIAFENFTGEGFSEKEKENLVKAVRSNKKYYHGDGGLFSTLFFLNLVELKKDEGIYVGADGPHAWLEGEIVELMAISDNVLNVGFTPDSDKDDPSLVAQTVTHQSKSPDQLKLTSQKFSKSTQGNSTVYKVPFEEFSILKISGDDQIKAFDGPAIAIILSGTWDISEQEAETETRAQEGSVYFIGAGTSTSWNQSEGKEGEDGGKGEVWIAFYDADAPKEEVGQK